A stretch of DNA from Kazachstania africana CBS 2517 chromosome 3, complete genome:
GTTTCTATTTTCATGTTtgataagaaaaaatatgagAACTACTTGCTTAACTATGGTATAATCAAGTCGAAGCACTCATCCCACGACAAACAGCTACTTGAAGAAGGttacaatattttgagaACCCAAGTGTCCAATTTAGCGAAATTGAAAcatccaaatattttggcTCTCATAGAACCATTAGAAGAACATAGTAAGAACTTTCTCTTTGTTACAGAATATGTTACTGGATCATTAGAATCTGTCTTCAAatctgaagatgacgaagagCAAGACTTTCTTAGAGGACACATCAAAGATGATATTATCGTCCATAGAGGTATACTACAAATTGTCCAAGGTCTTGAATTTATCCACAACAGGGCTACATCTGTCCATCTGAACATACAACCAAAGtcaatttttattaatgaaaattccGACTGGAAATTGTCAGGCTTAGGTCATCTAATAAAACTACCGCAAGGCACAAATACATCCGAATATTTTCTGCCACAATATGATCCAAGAATACCGCAATTCATGATATTGAATCTCAACTATACAGCTCCAGAaattgtttttgaaaataccATATCCTGTAAGAATGACTATTTTTCATTAGGGCTATTGATCAACTTCCTCTACAGTggaaaaaatgatattatcaATGCTGAAAATTCATCGAGTCAATATAGAAGTGAGtatacaaaatttgaaagaaaaatcagtACCATGTCTTGGGATAACTGCTTCAATAAATTAccttcaaaattacaaCAATTAATGCCCAAATTGATGAATAGAGATATATATTCTCGTTATGACAACATTACTGAATTTTTAGATAGTGAGTTTTTCCAAGATCCACTTCTcaaaacaataaatttcttggaTGACCTTCCAACAAAATCGACTGAAGAGAAGCTAGTCTTCCTGGAAGGTTTAATTCAACTATTACCACAATTTCCTGCAACACTTCtgcaaagaaaatttctacCGATTTTATTAGAATTGTTATCTCAGTTATGTAGTGATAAAATTACAGATAGTCGATGCATTTCTAAAGATCTAGAAATTATTCTTACTGTTGGATCAAATTTATCGCAATTAACATTTCAAGAGAAGGTGTTCCCGACTCTAAACCAAAAGGACAGAtttaaaattcttttgGAAAATGCTACTGTTACATTAATTGATAAtctggaaattttgaaggaaaagatcaaaaagtcttcttttcttgacaATATTTTAATCCCCATTATGAATTATGTTTTAGACAAGCTTGAAGGAGAGAATGCGGTAATGCCACAGGAGAAATTATTGTTCCAGGTGGATATACTTCTTGAAACTCTTGATTTCCCCTCAgtaaaaaagatatttttacCATTACTATCCAAGCTTTTCACTAAGACGACAAGTTTAACTGTGAAGACTTCGTGTGTTGGTTGCTTTGAGACGTTAGTTAAGAAGAAGGCTATTGATGGTTATACATGCAGCGAAGAAGTGTTACCGCTATTTAGAGTTATGAAAACTAGAGATCCCAGGatactttcaaaatcgTTCGAACTATTCGAATGTACTCCAACGATAATTAAGGACGAGGTTGTCTTAGTAGAACAACTATTACCTTTAATGTGGAATTATTCAATGGCTTCAACATTGAGAGTGAGCGAATATAACAAATTTACCACGTCGATCAATAAGTTAACCAGTGATATCCAACGTCAACATGTGGCAAAATTGAACAATAAAGGAGATGATTTAGAATCCATGAATTCATCAAAAGCCTTCAATAAGATTATTGAATCTCAACCTGTTGCAAAACCAAAGGATCTTGATAATGATGCTAGTAAAAAACTTGGAATCCCAGCAATTCAACCTACCAGAAAGACATCATCACCTGTAGGTAACACTAAGCCTTCAATTCTTACTCCTAAACCGCGATCAACAACCTTCAACGCTACTCCATCGGGCCCTGTCGCACAACCTAGACAGTCTATATTAACACCAAGGAAAACCGCCGGAGCAAAGCCACTGGTATTTACAAAAGGTGTAGCAAATACATCCAAGAGAGCTACAACAACCAGTGAGCAAGCATCTAATTCCTACGACGACTTTGCAGATTTCGTATCTAGTCCGTCCCCAAGTTTAGCTCCGGCACCCGTGCAAGAGACTATAACGACGAAGAACATATCGGATGTAACACGCAACGACAAATCTCTCCCGCCAGGGTTCTCTGCCTCATTATTACAGCCTAACAGGAAAGCCTAATGGCCGATCTGTATATATATCACATAAAAATATAACCTCTTATAAACAAACAGACCGATTCATTCCTTTCCACACTTTGAACCTGTCTGCAGGGCTCGAGAAATGCCAAGAATTTAATCTACCGgccttttcttttttttttggccaAGACTCCAATTTGGAGTCCAGATCGGGAGAAGTTCGACTATTGAGGAAAGGTTTACCTATTAAGGGAAGTGCACCACTCTAAGGCTGCGCCTgttaaaattttcgaagTCTCGCTAGGGtttatcttctttatctacaagatatatatatataaaaaagagaaaagacATATACATGTGAGAATAGTTTCCATTTATAACCAGTTCAAAACACTAACGCCTGAGATATGTTACCTGGAGGTAAAATTATCACCGCTGCTCTAGTGACGCTGTCGATCGTTGTAGTATCAGTAAGTTTTATTAGGCTAAAGACCGATGAATCACTATTAAGTATAACCACGAGGAAGATCCCATTTTTTGCATCTCCATCTGCCTCCTTTTCTGTTAAGACCTCGGATTCTATAACTTGGGATAACTATAAAGACTTCATGGAGCCTAttgatttggaaaatagTACTGCTATTTTCAACTCCATATACGCCGCATTAAGACAGGCTGGTTCTGATATTCATCCATTGGGTGTATCCTATTTCCCAGCTGTAATCCCA
This window harbors:
- the SCY1 gene encoding Scy1p (similar to Saccharomyces cerevisiae SCY1 (YGL083W); ancestral locus Anc_6.191), with the translated sequence MMFWSSKSGINSKYSFSSSPTFTADPWSVYTGRPKSSNSSSSLSKVSIFMFDKKKYENYLLNYGIIKSKHSSHDKQLLEEGYNILRTQVSNLAKLKHPNILALIEPLEEHSKNFLFVTEYVTGSLESVFKSEDDEEQDFLRGHIKDDIIVHRGILQIVQGLEFIHNRATSVHLNIQPKSIFINENSDWKLSGLGHLIKLPQGTNTSEYFLPQYDPRIPQFMILNLNYTAPEIVFENTISCKNDYFSLGLLINFLYSGKNDIINAENSSSQYRSEYTKFERKISTMSWDNCFNKLPSKLQQLMPKLMNRDIYSRYDNITEFLDSEFFQDPLLKTINFLDDLPTKSTEEKLVFLEGLIQLLPQFPATLLQRKFLPILLELLSQLCSDKITDSRCISKDLEIILTVGSNLSQLTFQEKVFPTLNQKDRFKILLENATVTLIDNLEILKEKIKKSSFLDNILIPIMNYVLDKLEGENAVMPQEKLLFQVDILLETLDFPSVKKIFLPLLSKLFTKTTSLTVKTSCVGCFETLVKKKAIDGYTCSEEVLPLFRVMKTRDPRILSKSFELFECTPTIIKDEVVLVEQLLPLMWNYSMASTLRVSEYNKFTTSINKLTSDIQRQHVAKLNNKGDDLESMNSSKAFNKIIESQPVAKPKDLDNDASKKLGIPAIQPTRKTSSPVGNTKPSILTPKPRSTTFNATPSGPVAQPRQSILTPRKTAGAKPLVFTKGVANTSKRATTTSEQASNSYDDFADFVSSPSPSLAPAPVQETITTKNISDVTRNDKSLPPGFSASLLQPNRKA